A region from the Streptosporangium sp. NBC_01756 genome encodes:
- a CDS encoding NAD(P)H-quinone oxidoreductase, whose amino-acid sequence MRAIVIDKPGGPGVLAWREVPDPLPGPGDVLIDVAASAVNRADVMQRQGLYDPPPGASPYPGLECSGVVAEVGSDVEDFKPGDRVCALLAGGGYAEKVAVPWQQVMRVPDGVSLVDAAALPEVACTVWSNVFMVARLRKGETLLVHGGASGIGTLAVQLAKAFGSRVVVTAGSAEKIARCLELGADEGIDYHEDDFAERVRADVILDIIGGEYLQGNVKALKTGGRLVVIGLQGGSKGELNLGALLAKRASVHGTTLRGRSVDEKGVVVRGVVDNVWPLVDAGAIRPVIHARVPLSDAAEAHKIMESGDHIGKILLVS is encoded by the coding sequence ATGCGCGCCATCGTGATCGACAAACCTGGTGGACCCGGAGTGCTGGCCTGGCGGGAGGTCCCCGATCCTCTGCCCGGACCGGGTGATGTTCTCATCGATGTGGCCGCCTCGGCGGTCAACCGGGCCGATGTGATGCAGAGACAGGGGTTGTACGACCCGCCGCCGGGCGCCTCGCCGTACCCCGGGCTGGAGTGCTCCGGCGTGGTCGCCGAGGTCGGCTCGGACGTCGAGGATTTCAAGCCGGGCGACCGGGTGTGCGCGCTGCTGGCCGGAGGCGGCTACGCGGAGAAGGTCGCGGTGCCCTGGCAACAGGTCATGCGTGTGCCCGACGGCGTGAGCCTGGTCGATGCCGCGGCCCTCCCCGAGGTGGCCTGCACGGTCTGGTCCAACGTGTTCATGGTCGCGCGCCTGAGGAAGGGTGAGACGCTCCTCGTCCACGGCGGCGCCAGCGGGATCGGCACGCTGGCCGTACAACTGGCCAAGGCCTTCGGCTCCCGGGTGGTCGTCACCGCCGGATCGGCCGAGAAGATCGCCCGCTGCCTCGAACTCGGCGCGGACGAGGGGATCGACTACCACGAGGACGACTTCGCGGAGCGGGTCCGGGCCGATGTGATCCTTGACATCATCGGCGGCGAATATCTCCAGGGGAACGTGAAGGCGCTCAAGACCGGCGGGCGGCTGGTCGTGATCGGACTCCAGGGCGGCTCCAAGGGGGAGCTGAACCTGGGCGCTCTCCTCGCCAAACGGGCCTCTGTGCACGGCACCACGCTACGTGGGCGTTCGGTCGACGAGAAGGGGGTCGTCGTACGCGGTGTCGTGGACAACGTCTGGCCCCTTGTCGACGCGGGAGCGATCCGTCCGGTCATCCATGCCCGCGTGCCGCTGAGCGACGCCGCGGAGGCTCACAAGATCATGGAGTCTGGCGACCACATCGGGAAAATCCTGCTAGTAAGTTGA
- a CDS encoding nucleotide-binding protein: protein MARHDREESLEEQLAWLDAIKEQEEAPPGAVTDTAMDGAAISPYPKDPWGSVPSESSGISSPLFRTAVDSAHDPAGASTVVPDASAEDADAVDWLEGAETVSAFTLPALPVPPAQDDDGFLAPLKPLPRQEHGGTGGHPTGEFPEHETRVSRTESEPEPSRGLFEQPQRTEKTAESAVPALEPFKPSAPEAGKPASGGADSDHDQFTLTGIGVDRFAFDNADSDRDRSALPGTGTDSDRSALPDTGADSGRSVLPSTGADRDGFTSDAADHEDDRSGSHDTGPKHDLPVLKNAEPFIVSESLRPAPELPEPAKPELSKPEPAEPFRVPESFGVERPVPAEHVPGPFGADTSGPSAFAQDRDRDRDRDKSTALERETSPFSEWGKPFTSERETAFESRGDTAFAPGRDTPFGADRDKPFTPERKAAFTSEQGGPFTPDRHITEAPGRSRAFAADLDRSPSAGGNTSFESSQEATPSRDTAFSADRDTSPALSRDTAFAAEQVAPSASGRETAEPVREPYQARRRQSPSPPAFSAPARQPVPGAPRPSADSLDPESLLRGRRNGPSGGWRKLIYKASAGLIKPGESPEVRRRRELVGRARTPVATGHHRVAVLSLKGGVGKTTTTVGLGATLAQIRGDRVIAVDANPDRGTLSDKLELETSATVRDLLNERQQIKRYVDIRAFTSQAPSRLEILASDRDPSVSEAFSASDYQSVAQVLENFYSICITDCGTGLLHSAMSGVLGLADQLVLVSSPSVDGARAASATLDWLEAHHYEELVRSATVVLCSVRPRSKSTVDLDRLEAHFAARCRAVIRVPYDPHLEEGAEIDLERLQPGTRESYLRLAASVGDGFAGTQL, encoded by the coding sequence GTGGCGAGACATGATCGTGAGGAATCTCTCGAGGAGCAGCTCGCCTGGCTCGACGCGATCAAGGAGCAAGAGGAGGCGCCTCCTGGTGCGGTGACGGACACCGCGATGGACGGTGCCGCCATTTCGCCATACCCGAAGGACCCGTGGGGTTCGGTGCCGTCCGAATCCTCCGGGATCTCGTCGCCGCTGTTCCGCACGGCAGTCGACTCGGCCCACGATCCTGCGGGTGCATCGACGGTCGTGCCGGATGCCTCGGCCGAGGACGCCGACGCGGTCGACTGGCTGGAAGGGGCCGAAACGGTGAGCGCCTTCACCCTTCCGGCTCTTCCGGTGCCCCCCGCCCAGGACGACGACGGTTTCCTGGCCCCGCTCAAACCGCTGCCCCGCCAGGAGCATGGCGGCACCGGTGGTCACCCCACGGGTGAGTTCCCCGAGCACGAGACCCGCGTCTCGCGTACGGAGTCCGAGCCGGAGCCGTCCCGCGGGCTGTTCGAGCAACCTCAGCGCACCGAGAAGACGGCCGAGTCCGCCGTCCCGGCTCTCGAACCCTTCAAGCCCTCGGCTCCGGAGGCCGGGAAACCCGCGTCCGGCGGCGCGGACTCCGACCACGACCAGTTCACGCTCACCGGTATCGGCGTCGACCGCTTCGCCTTCGACAACGCGGACTCCGACCGTGACCGGTCCGCGCTCCCGGGCACCGGCACTGACAGCGACCGGTCCGCGCTCCCGGATACCGGCGCTGACAGTGGCCGGTCCGTGCTCCCGAGCACCGGCGCTGACCGTGACGGCTTCACCTCCGATGCCGCCGACCATGAGGACGACCGGTCCGGCTCCCATGACACCGGGCCGAAGCACGATCTTCCCGTTCTCAAGAACGCCGAGCCGTTCATCGTCAGCGAGTCGCTCCGGCCGGCTCCCGAGCTCCCCGAGCCCGCCAAGCCCGAGCTTTCCAAGCCCGAGCCCGCTGAGCCGTTCCGGGTCCCCGAGTCCTTCGGTGTCGAGCGCCCGGTACCGGCAGAGCACGTCCCCGGCCCGTTCGGCGCGGACACCTCCGGTCCGTCGGCCTTCGCCCAGGACCGAGACCGAGACCGAGACCGAGACAAGTCGACGGCTCTGGAACGGGAGACGTCTCCCTTTTCGGAATGGGGCAAACCGTTCACCTCGGAGCGGGAGACGGCTTTCGAGTCCAGGGGAGACACCGCTTTCGCTCCCGGCCGGGACACCCCGTTCGGGGCCGACCGGGACAAGCCGTTCACCCCGGAGCGGAAGGCGGCTTTCACCTCCGAGCAGGGCGGCCCCTTCACGCCGGACCGGCACATAACCGAGGCTCCCGGCAGGTCGCGGGCTTTCGCCGCGGACCTGGACAGATCTCCCTCTGCCGGCGGGAACACCTCTTTCGAGTCGAGCCAGGAGGCGACTCCCAGCAGGGACACGGCTTTCTCGGCGGATCGGGACACGTCTCCGGCGCTCAGCCGCGACACGGCTTTCGCCGCCGAACAGGTCGCGCCTTCCGCGTCCGGCAGAGAGACGGCCGAGCCGGTCCGTGAGCCGTACCAGGCGCGTCGCCGTCAGTCGCCCTCGCCGCCCGCCTTCAGCGCCCCCGCCCGGCAACCGGTGCCGGGCGCACCCAGGCCGTCGGCTGACAGCCTGGATCCCGAATCGCTGCTCAGAGGACGCCGTAACGGGCCCTCCGGCGGCTGGCGCAAGCTGATCTACAAAGCGTCGGCAGGCCTGATCAAGCCCGGCGAGTCCCCTGAGGTCCGCCGCCGTCGCGAGCTGGTCGGCCGGGCGCGCACTCCCGTCGCCACGGGCCACCACCGGGTCGCCGTGCTCAGCCTGAAGGGCGGCGTCGGAAAGACCACCACCACGGTCGGCCTCGGCGCCACCCTCGCTCAGATCCGCGGTGACAGGGTCATCGCGGTCGACGCCAACCCCGACCGCGGCACCCTGTCGGACAAACTCGAACTCGAAACCTCCGCGACCGTTCGCGACCTGCTCAACGAGCGCCAGCAGATCAAGCGCTACGTCGACATCCGGGCTTTCACCTCGCAGGCCCCGTCCCGGCTGGAGATCCTCGCCTCCGACCGTGATCCGTCGGTATCGGAGGCGTTCAGCGCGTCCGACTACCAGTCGGTGGCCCAGGTTCTGGAGAACTTCTACTCGATCTGCATCACCGACTGCGGCACCGGCCTGCTCCACTCGGCCATGTCGGGCGTCCTCGGGCTGGCCGACCAGCTCGTCCTGGTCAGCTCCCCGTCCGTGGACGGCGCCCGCGCCGCCTCGGCCACCCTGGACTGGCTGGAGGCCCACCACTACGAGGAGCTGGTCCGCTCCGCCACGGTGGTGCTGTGCAGCGTCCGGCCCCGGTCGAAGTCCACCGTGGACCTCGACCGGCTGGAGGCCCATTTCGCGGCCCGCTGCCGTGCCGTGATCCGAGTCCCCTACGATCCTCACCTCGAAGAAGGCGCGGAAATCGACCTGGAAAGGCTGCAGCCCGGCACCCGAGAGTCCTACCTCCGGCTGGCGGCCTCGGTGGGTGACGGCTTCGCCGGCACGCAACTCTGA
- a CDS encoding tyrosine-type recombinase/integrase, translated as MPGVRCRRRAGRRRSALPPLDRGRHLRGFFARLYFSGLRPAEAFGLRKQDCHLPATGWGLLVLTRSKPQTNKKWTDSGAAHDDRGLKHRAGDEGRPVPVSPELVAILREHIQEFGVHEDGRLFRSSRGGVISIGAYCEVWKAARTFALTPEQQVSPLAARPYDLRHAAVSLWLNAGVAAPDVAERAGHGVDVLLRVYAKCIDGGTEIANQRIDDALAA; from the coding sequence ATGCCCGGCGTGCGGTGCAGGCGCAGGGCCGGGCGACGGCGCTCAGCGCTGCCGCCCCTCGACCGTGGTCGGCACCTGCGGGGTTTCTTCGCCCGTCTCTACTTCTCCGGTCTCCGTCCAGCTGAAGCGTTCGGGCTCCGCAAGCAGGACTGTCACCTCCCGGCGACCGGTTGGGGACTGCTCGTCCTGACCAGGTCCAAGCCGCAGACGAACAAGAAGTGGACCGACAGTGGGGCGGCTCACGACGATCGGGGCCTGAAGCACCGGGCCGGGGACGAGGGCCGTCCCGTTCCGGTCTCGCCTGAGCTGGTGGCCATCCTCCGGGAGCACATCCAAGAGTTCGGCGTCCACGAGGACGGCCGGCTGTTCCGTAGCTCTCGCGGTGGCGTGATCTCCATTGGGGCCTACTGCGAGGTGTGGAAGGCGGCTCGGACCTTCGCCCTGACTCCCGAACAGCAGGTCTCACCTCTGGCGGCCCGGCCGTACGACCTGCGACATGCGGCGGTGTCCCTCTGGCTCAACGCGGGTGTTGCCGCTCCCGACGTGGCCGAGCGGGCAGGGCACGGGGTGGACGTGCTGCTTCGGGTCTATGCCAAGTGCATCGACGGGGGCACGGAGATCGCCAACCAGCGGATAGACGACGCACTCGCGGCATGA
- a CDS encoding spore-associated protein A, protein MRRFKQGAALAVATVAALAGTLATGSPAMAASTPIAACGGGSYHVIDQHDLGKATIYLMYNGTTNCVVTWKDSPNTEWVGVYLVVQGGSYLGDADYYSTYAGPVKLSAKGKCIEWGGVYGSIGYTSPLEHCG, encoded by the coding sequence GTGCGCAGATTCAAGCAGGGAGCCGCGCTCGCAGTCGCCACCGTGGCCGCGCTCGCCGGAACCCTCGCCACCGGCAGCCCGGCGATGGCGGCATCGACGCCGATCGCGGCCTGCGGCGGCGGCTCCTACCACGTGATCGACCAGCACGACCTGGGCAAAGCCACCATCTACCTGATGTACAACGGCACCACCAACTGCGTGGTCACCTGGAAGGACAGCCCCAACACCGAGTGGGTCGGGGTCTACCTTGTCGTGCAAGGAGGATCTTACCTAGGTGACGCCGATTACTACTCGACTTACGCCGGCCCGGTGAAGCTCTCCGCCAAGGGGAAGTGCATCGAATGGGGCGGCGTTTACGGATCCATCGGTTACACCTCGCCCCTTGAGCACTGCGGCTGA
- a CDS encoding GNAT family N-acetyltransferase yields MEELTVLLHRAYADHAAAGLVFFASYQTPEDTLRRLGKGECWVALERGTIVGSVTVTGTYDTPPGYPAPVHAGSFWQLAVDPARRGTGLGHRLLTLAETRITALGASKIVIDTSAQATDLIAWYGRHGYTSIGTWKWGVTNYDSIVLAKDLPA; encoded by the coding sequence GTGGAAGAGCTGACCGTGCTTCTGCACCGCGCTTATGCGGATCATGCAGCCGCCGGGCTCGTCTTCTTCGCCTCCTACCAGACCCCTGAGGACACGCTGCGGCGCCTGGGCAAAGGAGAGTGCTGGGTTGCCCTGGAGCGGGGAACGATCGTTGGCAGTGTCACGGTGACAGGGACATACGACACTCCGCCTGGATATCCGGCGCCGGTCCATGCGGGATCGTTCTGGCAGCTGGCGGTGGATCCGGCCCGGCGGGGAACCGGCTTGGGACATCGCCTCCTGACCTTGGCCGAAACTCGCATCACCGCCCTGGGCGCGTCGAAGATAGTGATCGATACTTCCGCACAGGCCACCGATCTCATCGCCTGGTACGGCCGGCACGGCTACACGTCGATCGGGACATGGAAGTGGGGAGTCACCAACTACGACAGCATCGTCTTGGCCAAGGACCTTCCCGCCTGA
- a CDS encoding TetR/AcrR family transcriptional regulator, producing MTTSSSQTTGSGARRRRLDENQRRAQIMTAAVEELADCGYDGLSLTRVAERAGVSKGLLWHYFADKDDLMESTAKATMTTIRDRIANSLDLTEPVPDIIRAALRRAAALTVTHRGELTALNHIAHNLRHPDGTPRLTPDAYEETYQAQESLFRRGQAEGTLRDFDTRVMAITYQGAIDMMIGYLGTNGPHIDPDDYADKLADILLVGIQRS from the coding sequence ATGACCACTTCGTCCTCACAAACCACAGGGTCGGGTGCGCGTCGGCGTCGACTCGACGAGAATCAACGCCGGGCACAGATCATGACCGCAGCCGTGGAGGAGCTCGCCGACTGCGGTTACGACGGCCTGTCGTTGACTCGCGTCGCCGAGCGGGCCGGCGTTTCCAAGGGCCTGCTCTGGCACTACTTCGCCGACAAGGACGACCTGATGGAGTCCACTGCCAAAGCGACGATGACCACCATCCGCGACCGCATCGCGAACTCGCTCGACCTGACCGAGCCCGTCCCGGACATCATTCGCGCGGCCCTACGCCGAGCTGCGGCCTTGACCGTCACCCACCGGGGAGAACTCACCGCGCTCAACCACATCGCGCACAACCTGCGTCACCCCGATGGCACACCGCGCCTGACGCCTGACGCCTACGAAGAGACCTACCAAGCACAGGAATCGCTGTTCCGACGCGGCCAAGCCGAGGGAACCCTGCGCGACTTCGACACCCGCGTGATGGCCATCACCTATCAAGGCGCGATCGACATGATGATCGGATACCTCGGAACCAACGGCCCCCACATCGACCCTGACGACTACGCCGACAAACTCGCGGACATCCTGCTCGTCGGCATCCAGCGAAGCTGA
- a CDS encoding DUF4127 family protein — protein MHIALLPLDERPVNTRLPADVAAIAGARVSLPDTGLLPSMRTPGKVGLLGQWLLDQRMDAAVVSVDMLVYGGLIPARTTSDDTLTVLERLDVLRRLRQARPGLPVSAVSLVTRASDSYHGDEEPSYWPRFGRELHAYGGLLHRLHLADLTGDEPPADEHTGRIPAEIRSDFELRRLRNHVVNLEVLRLLAEGVVDPLLVTADDTAVHSAGSVEQSWLRHWARSLDPAGTLLMYPGADEVGAVLVARALAAQHGRTIRIRVVGGDPAGLDAVAPYENLPAAEGARRQILAAGARVAENGENADVVLVLHTPDPRRTDWLGTPPVPDAVAVAATIRAVREADAPVALADIRHANGGDPELVTALQAEGLIDGLVAYGGWNTAGNTIGSVVAAAVATVIGSRENTLDRTAARRLLLHRLTEDYGYQAIVRATGPDAAAAGRRLAPILRGLDPDWTIGDVAFPWNRSFEIDFTLARREPRGQHPDETFVDEGTARD, from the coding sequence ATGCACATCGCTCTGCTGCCCCTCGACGAACGCCCGGTCAACACCCGCCTGCCCGCCGACGTCGCGGCGATCGCCGGCGCGCGGGTCAGCCTGCCCGACACCGGGCTGCTGCCGTCCATGCGGACTCCCGGCAAGGTCGGGCTCCTCGGCCAGTGGCTGCTGGACCAGCGCATGGACGCGGCCGTGGTGTCGGTGGACATGCTGGTGTACGGGGGCCTCATCCCCGCGAGGACCACCTCCGACGACACGCTGACGGTCCTCGAAAGGCTCGACGTGCTGCGCAGGCTCCGGCAGGCCCGTCCTGGCCTGCCCGTCTCCGCGGTCTCGTTGGTCACCAGGGCCAGTGACAGTTATCACGGCGACGAGGAGCCTTCGTACTGGCCGCGGTTCGGCCGTGAGCTGCACGCGTACGGCGGGCTGCTCCATCGGCTGCACCTGGCCGACCTGACGGGTGACGAGCCTCCCGCCGACGAGCACACCGGCCGGATCCCCGCCGAGATCAGGTCCGACTTCGAGCTGCGCCGCCTGCGCAACCACGTCGTCAACCTGGAGGTGCTCAGGCTCCTCGCGGAAGGTGTCGTCGATCCGCTGCTCGTCACCGCCGACGACACGGCCGTCCACTCGGCGGGCTCGGTCGAGCAGAGCTGGCTGCGGCACTGGGCGCGGTCACTCGATCCGGCGGGCACGCTGCTGATGTACCCGGGCGCCGACGAGGTCGGCGCGGTGCTGGTCGCCCGCGCGCTGGCGGCACAGCACGGCCGGACGATCCGCATCCGCGTGGTCGGCGGCGACCCGGCCGGGTTGGACGCCGTCGCTCCCTACGAGAACCTGCCCGCCGCCGAAGGCGCCCGCCGCCAGATCCTCGCCGCGGGCGCCCGGGTGGCCGAGAACGGTGAGAACGCCGACGTCGTCCTGGTCCTCCACACCCCCGACCCGCGCCGGACCGACTGGCTCGGCACCCCGCCCGTCCCGGACGCCGTGGCGGTCGCCGCGACGATCCGGGCCGTCCGCGAGGCTGACGCCCCGGTCGCCCTGGCGGACATCCGTCACGCCAACGGCGGCGACCCGGAACTGGTGACGGCGCTGCAGGCGGAGGGCCTCATCGACGGCCTGGTGGCGTACGGCGGCTGGAACACCGCAGGCAACACGATCGGCTCGGTGGTGGCCGCCGCCGTGGCGACCGTCATCGGCAGCAGGGAGAACACCCTCGACCGGACGGCCGCCCGGCGTCTCCTCCTGCACCGCCTCACCGAGGACTACGGCTATCAGGCCATCGTCCGTGCCACCGGTCCGGACGCCGCCGCGGCAGGCCGGCGGCTCGCGCCGATCTTGCGCGGACTCGACCCGGACTGGACCATCGGGGATGTCGCGTTTCCGTGGAACCGCTCCTTCGAGATCGACTTCACGCTGGCGAGGCGGGAGCCTCGGGGACAGCACCCCGACGAGACGTTCGTTGACGAGGGGACTGCGCGGGACTGA
- a CDS encoding GntR family transcriptional regulator gives MQMGRPPARSERLRRHLVDLVIGELAPHEQLPTERSLAEEFSVSRLTVRRVLDQLERDGRVYRVQGSGTFVSEPRIRKSVELTSFSEDMRSRGRRPGSLDVSCERIPAGADIGYALQISPSAEVLHIRRIRTADDEPMCLEHSYLPAGLVPADLGPELHGSLYEVLSERYGLTLHRAEQTIKVTVLDPDDARTLGAPPFSPAFLVLRTGFDARGRAIERAVSLYRGDRYSYQLTIYRDPQ, from the coding sequence ATGCAGATGGGACGCCCCCCGGCCAGGTCTGAGCGGCTCCGGCGGCACCTGGTGGATCTCGTGATCGGCGAGCTGGCTCCGCACGAGCAGCTGCCCACCGAGCGCAGCCTGGCCGAGGAGTTCTCCGTGAGCCGACTCACCGTGCGGCGCGTCTTGGACCAGCTGGAACGGGACGGGCGGGTCTACCGGGTTCAGGGCTCGGGCACGTTCGTGAGCGAGCCGCGCATCCGCAAGTCCGTCGAGCTGACCTCCTTCAGCGAAGACATGCGCTCACGCGGCCGGCGTCCCGGATCGCTGGACGTCAGCTGCGAGCGGATCCCGGCGGGCGCCGACATCGGCTACGCCTTGCAGATCAGCCCGTCGGCGGAGGTGCTGCACATCCGCCGGATCCGCACCGCCGACGACGAGCCCATGTGCCTGGAACACAGCTACCTGCCCGCCGGGCTCGTGCCCGCTGATCTGGGGCCCGAGCTGCACGGCTCGCTGTACGAGGTGCTCTCGGAGCGGTACGGGCTCACGCTGCACCGGGCGGAGCAGACGATCAAGGTGACCGTGCTCGACCCGGACGACGCGCGAACCCTCGGCGCGCCGCCGTTCTCCCCGGCGTTCCTCGTCCTGCGCACCGGCTTCGACGCCCGCGGCCGCGCCATCGAGCGAGCCGTCTCGCTCTACCGGGGAGATCGCTACTCCTACCAGCTCACCATCTACCGCGACCCTCAGTAG
- a CDS encoding ROK family protein, which produces MTPLALAVDIGGTKVAVGLVAADGTLKERTRAATPAGSSILQTVFELARPLAEQAVICGIGTAGTVDPRGRITSATELLTGWAGTDVKGAAQRALMLPTVVLNDCHAAGVAEARVGSARDASTALVVAVGTGIGGAVCVAGRVRTGLSGTAGSIGHLPAPTSAGVPCSCGALDHIEAHASGPAIERAYREETGQALPLAEIGRLGSHVITDAATLLGRVLAGAANLVDPDAIVIAGGVSMLGPALFGPLEAAYRADALPGPSAAPLLPARLGGDAGLVGAGLEALSRLENRS; this is translated from the coding sequence ATGACGCCGCTCGCACTGGCCGTCGACATCGGCGGCACCAAGGTCGCTGTCGGGCTCGTGGCGGCGGACGGGACGCTGAAAGAGCGGACCAGGGCGGCCACGCCCGCCGGGTCGTCGATCCTCCAGACCGTTTTCGAGCTCGCCCGGCCGCTGGCCGAGCAGGCGGTGATCTGCGGGATCGGCACCGCCGGGACCGTCGACCCGCGGGGGCGCATCACCTCGGCGACCGAGCTGCTCACCGGCTGGGCCGGCACCGATGTCAAGGGCGCGGCGCAGCGCGCGCTCATGCTCCCGACGGTCGTGCTGAACGACTGCCATGCCGCCGGAGTGGCGGAGGCGCGGGTCGGATCGGCTCGCGACGCGAGCACGGCACTGGTCGTCGCTGTCGGGACGGGCATCGGTGGGGCGGTGTGCGTGGCGGGCCGGGTGCGGACCGGACTCTCCGGGACGGCGGGGAGCATCGGCCATCTGCCTGCTCCGACCAGCGCGGGCGTGCCCTGCTCATGTGGGGCGCTCGATCACATCGAGGCGCACGCGTCCGGCCCCGCGATCGAGCGCGCCTACCGGGAGGAGACCGGGCAGGCGCTGCCCCTGGCCGAGATCGGCCGGCTCGGCTCTCACGTGATCACCGACGCGGCCACGCTCCTGGGTCGCGTGCTCGCCGGCGCCGCCAACCTGGTCGACCCTGACGCGATCGTCATCGCGGGCGGCGTCTCCATGCTCGGCCCGGCGCTGTTCGGGCCCCTGGAAGCCGCCTACCGCGCCGATGCCCTGCCGGGCCCGTCCGCCGCGCCGCTCCTCCCGGCCCGTCTCGGAGGCGACGCGGGACTGGTCGGAGCGGGCCTGGAAGCCCTGTCCCGTCTCGAGAACAGATCGTGA
- a CDS encoding Gfo/Idh/MocA family protein produces MTAAAEGRPLKVALLSFAHVHAEGYAGLLAGRPGVELLTADPDAAGAPPGELRGRAFADRIGVAYADTYDEALAWGPDAVIVCSENARHRDLVISAAAAGAHVLCEKPLATSVADAEAMIAACEAADVFLMTAYPVRFSREFASLKALYDSGAIGTVLGITGTNNGKIPVGGRAWFTDPSLSGGGALADHVVHVADLIDELLGEPAVAVRAVTNQILHADKPQVRAETGGLVTITYQSGAVATIDCSWSHPDNAPNWGGLTLQVVGTEGVVEIDPFGAHVSGTSRDGASWLALGEDLDRAMLDRFLGAVRDGRPPQPDGATGLRTLRIVTAAQRSVADGRVVRLTAG; encoded by the coding sequence GTGACAGCCGCAGCAGAGGGCCGCCCGCTGAAGGTCGCGTTGTTGTCGTTCGCGCACGTGCACGCCGAGGGTTACGCGGGGTTGCTGGCCGGGCGGCCGGGCGTCGAACTCCTGACCGCGGACCCGGACGCCGCAGGCGCCCCACCGGGAGAGCTGCGCGGCAGGGCGTTCGCCGATCGGATCGGCGTCGCCTACGCCGACACCTACGACGAGGCGCTGGCCTGGGGGCCCGATGCCGTCATCGTCTGCAGCGAGAACGCCCGGCATCGCGACCTCGTCATCAGCGCCGCGGCCGCGGGCGCGCACGTGCTCTGCGAGAAGCCTCTCGCCACCAGCGTCGCCGACGCGGAGGCGATGATCGCCGCCTGCGAGGCCGCGGACGTCTTCCTGATGACCGCCTACCCGGTACGGTTCAGCCGGGAGTTCGCGTCGCTCAAGGCACTGTACGACTCGGGCGCCATCGGGACCGTCCTGGGCATCACCGGCACCAACAACGGGAAGATCCCCGTCGGCGGGCGCGCTTGGTTCACCGATCCGTCGCTCTCCGGCGGCGGCGCGCTGGCCGACCACGTCGTGCACGTGGCCGACCTGATCGACGAGTTGCTCGGCGAGCCGGCGGTCGCGGTGCGGGCCGTCACCAACCAGATCCTGCACGCCGACAAGCCGCAGGTCCGGGCGGAGACCGGCGGTCTCGTCACCATCACGTACCAGTCCGGCGCCGTTGCGACGATCGACTGCTCGTGGAGCCATCCCGACAACGCCCCCAACTGGGGCGGACTCACCCTGCAGGTGGTGGGTACCGAGGGCGTCGTCGAGATCGACCCGTTCGGCGCCCACGTGTCCGGGACGTCGCGCGACGGCGCCTCCTGGCTGGCCCTCGGTGAGGACCTCGACCGGGCCATGCTGGACCGGTTCCTCGGCGCCGTCCGCGACGGGAGGCCACCGCAGCCGGACGGCGCCACCGGCCTGCGCACCCTTCGGATCGTCACCGCTGCCCAGCGGTCCGTGGCCGACGGGCGGGTGGTCCGGCTGACAGCCGGCTGA